The following DNA comes from Camelina sativa cultivar DH55 chromosome 14, Cs, whole genome shotgun sequence.
CAAAAACAATCATatcatctcatcttcttcatccaaacGATCCCAAGTGCCGACTTACAAAAAACAATCATCTCATTCGAAcccctcttcttctttaaccaCTTAAAGAGTTAGAGTTTCAAACTctgaaaagaaaatgacaaacaaaaaaagtattagaGATTGTATCTTAGTAATCAACATCAAAcagatagacaaaaaaaaaatacctctttCAAGCTcatattcaaactcaacttctgcAAGAATCTGTGCATTTGTAAGAACCTTTTCTTCAAAATGAATATCTTGTTTTAACCACTATTCAGTACACATCAAAACCTCCACCATGTAGTGTGTAAGACAGCTTCTATATGGTTCTATTATCTttccactagtgctaaaagcacttTCAGAAGCAACACTAGAAACCTGCATAGCAAATAAATCTCTAGCCATCTTAGATAAAATGGGATACCTTGCACTGTTGACTTTCCACCAAGAGAGAATATCATCCTCAATGCCCATAATCAATTCAGGATTCTctacttcttctctcaaataaGTTTCCAATTCATTAGTATCTCTAACTCCTATCTTTCTAAGCAATTTATCATACTTCTGCTCCATTGGGTTATAACCATCAAATTCATCTTCCATTAAGTCGAATAACCCATCTGTTTGCCTCACTTCAATAGCCTGAGATGATGACTGAGACTGACCGGATGCTTGAGATGTTGAATCAGCATATCTTTCACTATACTCTGCATACATCGCACGCATGACAATCAAAGTCGAATCATTCAACCCCTTAGCAGTTGTACTATCTTCTCCATACAGCTCCGCAAAACACAAATTTGCAAactccatcttctttctctgATCAAAAACATTAGCAATTACCATCATActgtttctgttcttgatgCCATCCCAATATTTGTCAAATTTCTTATACATCTTCTCGGCATTAACCTTCACGTCAGCATCGGTATTAAGACAGAGTAACTGAAGCTTCATTGCAATGTTTACTATCTCACCATAGCACTTATGTGCATTCAAAGTAGTGGAGGCAAAAACTACCAATGTAGCCTGATAGAAAACATTAAGAAACTTCACAAACCTTTCTATTTTACGCCAATAATTCGTCAAGGGAGGTCCTATCCTTTTTTCTCCATTATCATACTCGAAATAATCATTATAGAGCTTATCTTCGAACTCCATCCTATCAAACGCTCCTTTGAACTTAATTGCTCTTTTCAACATCAAGTATGTCGAATTCCATCTAGTGGTTACATCTAGAGGCAAACTACCCTTCGTAAACCTACCAGTTTCCACTCGCAGCTCAAATGCCTTTCTCCTATTTGGTCCTGATCTGACATAAGATATGGCATTGCAGACTGAACTAACACTAACATCCATTTCAGTCAGTTCATCCTTAACTATCAAGTTTATAATATGCCCAGCACATCTCATATGCATGTAATCTCCATTCAACACTAGAGAATCTGTCCTAATTTTAGAGAAGGTAGACTGAAACTCATCCAAAGCATTGCTATTAGCAGTTTCATTATCCACAGTCATAGTAAACACCTTCTTTATCCCCCAGTCAGCAAGACATTGTAGAAGAGTGCTAGCAATTGTCTTACCTTTGTGATCCGACATATACTTGAATCCGATTATTAACTTCTTCAACCGCCAATGTTTATCAACGTAGTGTGCTGTTATAACCATATAACTTAAACTTGttgatagaaaaagaaaagaaaagaatgagcTCATATTAGAGAAGAGAACATGATCGAGAATAAGAATGATCataatatacttgaaaaaaaacatacctgTTACCGAGGATACCCAAATATCAGTGGTGAGTGACACTCTTTGCTTACTCTCAATAAACCATTGTCTAAGTGTGGCCTTCCTCTCATGATACATTTTCACTAtgtcttttgttgttgtcattCTTGAGTGAGGCTTATACAAGTTTACCTAAACAGATTATAcaagataaattttgattagtaaaaacatatataataaagaagttGCTAAGAGAATGTTAACCATGTTAAGAGAAGACTAACCTTGTTACAAAAGAATCTTAATGCCATGGATTCTACAAACGACAATGGTAGCTCTGCTATCACCACCATTTGGTTAAGTGCTTCTCTGAAAACATGCTCATGCACTCTTGCACTCTGTAGGTTTCCttcttgattaataattttctgtcCTTGTGTAGCATCTTGACCTTCTTCCCACGCCTTGAATTTCTTACATATATTGTTATGATTCCATAAGTTTTTTGTCCTTGACTTTGTAGCACATCCTAACTCCTTCCCACAATAGTTGCAAGTACATCTGTCTCGGCTTCCAGGTACTCTTGTGAAGTGGCACCATACAATGGATCTTGGCGTAAGTATCCTTGGAGTCTTATTTTGCTCAACAACAGTTCCTCCACCATCCCATTGACCatgagtttgttttcttttacccCTTATATTAGAATCTGGTGTCAaatagtcttcttcctcttcatgttcgtatctctctctatctctgttaTCATGAGTTGGAGATGATGAATCCatctgtaaataaaaaaatactataagtTAGAGATGATAAATCTTATAAACTGAATCAATGATAAGTCGAAAAGTTAATAAAGAACAGAGATATCATAACCAACGAACAGATATATCAGACAAGCAAGAACATCATCAACGAACATCATCAACGAATATCATCAAAACTCAGCAAAAACAGAGATATCGAAAATAAAAACACTAAGAGGGTCGAAGTTGATTATATCGACAATATTGTTCTGTCTAACATACAAACATACAAGAGGAACTCTGCAAACATACAAACACTCAGAGGTATGATTAAGGTCTGCAATTGATTATATCGACAATACTGCGCTGTCTAATACTTGTGTATGATTAAGGTCAAAGTTTCATAATCACaactaaaaagagaagaagatgtacATGTGATGGCCTCCGTGAAGTCGCAGAGGGAGGAGATGATGCTTTATCAGACTGTAGAGTTTCCAGCTTGAACAATTGAGGATTTTACACCTTTATCATGATTCACTTTGCCTCGATTTTGAAAATGAGAAACCGAACAGGCTATCGCAGGTTAgttcaataataaaattaggGATTGTATAATTATAGATGTATATTTTATAGATAGATGTATAGATAGGTTAGATTGGTTCGGAtatccgatcgggttcgggtattatccgAACCTTGTGAGAACTACACCCAATCGGGTATTATATACCATCCATACCCAAACCGAATTGCCTACTTCGAGTTGGGTTCGGGTTTGGGTTTCGAATTCGGTTAAAATGTCCAGGCCTATTTATTTCGTCGCTGATTTTCTTGTCTTTCTATATTTatctttagtttttgttaattaattttagttttatgtatTAATATTTGGATATATTCTTCTGATAAAGTGATGATctctcttaattgttttttgtcatttaaaattgaaagtgctttttttttaaaatcaatattgAATGTGTCGCGACGATCTCACAcgcaaagaaagaaagaagaacaaaaaggatttctagtgtgtttttttttttttgttgttgttgaacatttcaatataaaaatgaaagaaggtTGGTAACGGACTTGTGCCGTTGTGCGCATGATGCATGAAACTATGCTAAATAGAGATGAATGAGGAATTATAATGGTGGTTCATAAAAGCTGTTGATTGTAGTATAAATGGTGTatctatattagtatttttgtagcaatttttgctcaaaaatactaataaggaAAGTTTTTGCAATTAATTCTGTCGACCTATagtaattttatatgaattttttagtattttatgggcctcttgataattcataatttaaggacctctatttttttaggttgtaaACAAAACGATGTCCAAAATTTCATAGGATCCGcgaaaatatactcttttgctAATAATCTAGATAAAATTTCTGGAAAATGACTTTGTAGACAAAATTTCCGGAAAATTACATTGCAATAACTACGACattaatgatattttcaatTGCCAAAATGATtgtgaatacaaatgagtagacccttgatttatcaggcattcaaactttaaaaacttttatttgggttattccgtttttttattttaaatatttttaaaaggttaaatatgaaaaatatttaaaacttttaaaaagttaaatatgataaatattataccgtagatacacaataaatattaaaagttaagatgatatagtgtaaGTTAAACATATCTTGGGACGGGTTATATAGCAGGATGggttttattgatatttatataaattaaaaaaatatcagtaattcggtgttacacggataaaacatcatttcaatattttgttaacactgtcagtatcagagaatagacatatctaattaaatttaaataaatattatataaaagtaaattatattacGGTATTATATGGtctatttaacaattattatataatataacgtatttttctaacaaatataatttataattttaatattttaattataaataattttgtccgGATAATGTACCGCGAGTCTTAatctagttattattattataagtgTGTTCTATAGTTTGTAATGTAAGTTATTAAACGAATCTGGTCAACTCCATGAGTGCGATTCCCAATTTACATCCAACCTGTTtacctttataaaaaaaaaaccatttcttGCTACGAATCATATAAGCAAATCAAAGTTACCTTGGAAATTTCAAATCTGTTGGAAGAACACTTCGTCCTCAGCTTTTCAATCTAAATAAAGCCCCCAAACccccttttaaaagattaaatattGAATGTGTTTTGAGGATGTCACGATAATTTTACTTCTGGTTACAATTAAATGATTGATAAACTAAtgaaaaagaatattccaaattgTGGCATCAAAATATTTGATGAAGACATGGGGCCAATGGGAGCACATGATATTCTCATCtttttaatacaaatatttttaggGAAATTGGCCGGAATGAccaacaaaaaatttataattcatTGTCTAGCTACTCTAACCATGAGAAAATGATATACTctatataatctatattaatGACAATTCTATCCCCACCACATGATTAAGAGTTGCCACTCGCCCCTATTTTTTTGTCTacgtatgtattttttttttctatatgcTTTACATATTTCTATCATCTCTCATTTGTTCTCGTTCTTTTCccctttttctttactttttcatattttgtaataaattttctttgaacaaattatttttaattttacaaactcagctaaaactatattttttttttatgtttactataatttaaagatattaagacgagaaaatataatttataaactaactaaaataacaaaaatatttataatatatagaacACAACAATACTCTattccatttttaaaattatatttctcaagtttcaaattatttatattgtatacaTACATTAATTCAaagtataattaaaaatacataaacaatttatatttatattgtttgattGTCGGCATTTAACTCGGTTAATATATAGGGCATATACGGTTAGTGTTTAATACAGTTGTTTGGGTTGCCTATTTTGTGTCCTTTAGGGTatagtgttttttctttgttgtgcGTTTAATTCGGTTTGAGCATATACGGTTAATGTTTAATACAATTGTTTAGGTTGCCTATTTTGTGTCCTTTAGGGTatagtgttttttctttgttgtgcGTTTaattcggtttgggtttataaaagagtagttagggtttagcttttacaattaaacaaaattatatgtcggtttgggtttataaaatagggtttaaggtttaaattttatatttaaacaaaattatatgtcggtttggtttacaaaaaagtgtttagggtttattgTAGCCACCACCATATCGTATAACCACAACTAGTATCGTACTCTCATTACCactattataaaattattttattaaataggcTTCGTTCTATACTATTTAGTTTTATTCTATactatatagtttaaattttaatagaacactattttattttaattaattcttatccgattttaaaaattcgaatcatgttatataaataaaaaaaactatggttttttgtttaaacttttacaagatttgtttagttatttttataaaattaaattaggaCTTAAAATGATGAGGGGTGAAATCAATTTTGTTATGACATCAACACACATTTTTTCTTCTCCCCTGCCTTCTCCCCTGCCCGTGTTCTTCACTGCTATCTTTTTTGGTCATTGTATATGGGTCCATAATTACTCACTTAATTTACTTTATTAGATGGCTATATTCTTCgttccttttttggttttggtcatCACACAAATTCACCCATATTTTTATGTGTCCAtcaattatttatcttttttgtgCCCATCAATTAATTgctttttttaagtttaatttccCTTACAAGTTGTCCGATCCTTTTAAAGAatgattattatataaatctccTCAAAGTGTTCAAACGGATCAATTCACATTGCATACCACTATACTCTAAATCCCatcttaataaataaagaaaaaatattgtacTCGTATGTATATTCATATATGATATGACCAATGTACGTTTTGATAGATCTACTTATTAGTAAGTACGTAAGAGATTATAAGTATCAATATAAACCAAATTTCTATCAAATTCTGATgatcataaaacttttaaaaaattggagTACTCTATAGTAGAATGTAAGAGCCAACTTCATTGTACTAGGtgtaaaaatgtttaaaacgaTTTAAGAAACTGAAGAGTATCATGACGAGGTTCATCCACCCTTGGTTAATCACACAAAATTAGCCTTGTATctgtatttatataattatattctaGCTCgaatttttactttatattctaGCTAGTGGTTTTTTACTTAAAACACGTGGTGTCATGATCATCCCGTTCAAGTTTAAGCATGGCCGGGATTCAACTTCAACAACATGCATGTTACCAAggatcaaataaaataaaattatcctAATTATTAATCAAACATTTACcgtgaaaaggaaaaaagaaaaggaacagcACAAATATTGGTCAGGAATGAAAGGCACCATTAACTTTTCTTTGGTTGCACACAAAGATGATGAAATTAAAAGgagtagtttatatataaagcCATTAGAAAAGCAGACTTTTCTCCCTTTTAGTTTTCGCTTTATAACCAATTTGGATGAGTATGGGACTTTCCTAAATCAGGATTTTTAGAAGAAGGCATGGATCATGAGAGAGTACATGATTTGAGTActttaaacagaaaaatataataatatttgttcaAAGAGGTTTTAAAAGATCGAATGATGTTGTTTGTTCCACTTCCCACTTGACAAGCCCAAGCCCTTTATAAGTTTATAGTATATTTTGAAAACCTTTAGAGTTGCTCTACACCCACACGGCaacaacaagacaacaacattGACTCATTACCATATTGTAGAGTTGTGAAGAAGTCGTTTCTTTGTATGTTTGCAACAGATGTAATCTGAACGATCACAAtttacaaacaacataaaaatgtaataacgTAGTAGAATCTAACAATCCACAATGGAACGACACAAGCTGCATCACAAATTCACACAATATGGTCTTTTTGGTATCACGTAATGTAAGAAACGAAAACACGACGGGAAAACCGGGAAACCGCACCGTCGGTTTACTTTACACAATTGTGGTGTTTCCGAAATAAACTAGAAAGTAAAGGGTAATAAAGTAATTATACCATTTCCGTTCCTAACTGACAGATTCTTTCAAGGCGAAAGGCAAAAACataaggggaaaaaaaaacaacaaaccactttttttttttttgtttgttcattcaACTtcgttcttttcttcttcgcGACTTCGgtcggacaaaaaaaaaaaaaaagaaatcgcCTATCCGCAACAGCATTCACAGCCCTAATGACCGACCCAGAGGTAAAAATCCCATTTTTAATCCCTAAATCTCCGTCGTTTCCGACTTCACATTCCCCAAtcgataaaaaaaagttttgctttttgttttcttctctgtttctgtttaggtttcatttctctttttaagAATGATTACTGTCTCTGATTTCGTTTTATATTACCGTGTATTGATACGAATCGGTGTTTTTCGGATATGGGTATTTGTATTTTGCATCTTTGCGATGAAttgtttcgttttgttttgttttgttctcagCAGAAATTAACGGCCTTGAAGAAGGCTTACGCGGATACGATACTGAACACGGCGAAGGAGGCGGCGGCGCGTGTGATGATATCCGAGAAGAAAGCTCGTGGCTTTCAGCAAGAGCTTGCGGCGGTTAGAGATGAGGCTCTCCGTACTTGTCTTAGGCTTAAACAGATGTATGATTCCAAGGTACGACGTTATTTCACAAAAATgtagattttgtttcttgtcaaGTTGTTTCATTCACATCAAGTTTTGACATTTCTGATTGACTATGAGCTTTTTGGTTACATCCTTGATAAAATCTTACAGCCACATTAAGAAGTATGTGCTTTTTGGCCACCGTTTCTTCGTTGTGTGTTTTGCCTCATTGAAAGCGCGCTGTTAagaaagttttatttctttttttttttttatctgagtCAGGTTTATGACCTGGAGACTTATACTTGCTTAATTCTTATGTACCTCAAACTCAATTGGTATTGTAATATTACATATGATGATTTAGCTTTGCAAGGGTATCATTTCTGATTTCCAAATAGACTCACGTTCCCTAGATCTCATAGTATAGTACTTCAAATGTTGTTTTGGAAAGAGATTTCAATTCTGTGTATTTTAGGAGTGAATTCTGAATCAACCATAAAATTGAGGAGTTTCTTTTTGTAGGGAGGACCTAGGTAGTGTGAGAACTTGTTCTTTAGTTTACACTTTATTGCAGTAACTCACTGTTCGATCAAAGCTGTTTAGCTTGAGACTGTAGCACATCTTTCTTGAGGATCAAAGCTGTTTAACTTGTGACTCTAGCATAATCTTCTAAAAATCTGTGGTTATAGGTCAAGGAGGCAGAAAGTATTTCTTTGAAGAAGCAGCAAAAGATTGAGGAACTTGAAGCTCAACTTGGAGAAGCTGAAGATATTGTAGGAGAGCTAAGGACGGAGTTACGAGAATCACGTTCTCTCCTCGAGAAATTGATTAATGATCGTCAAACAAATCTTAGCAACGAAGGAAAAAACACCAACGAAGCAGTTTCTTTACAAGTGCGCGAGGACTCTAGCAACCATGAGAGATCAGTAGTGGCTAATGGAATCAAACCACATATGAGTGACAGATATTTTAGTATTAACCATTGTTATTATAAAGAGAACAAAGATCCTTGTCTTCATACTCTTCCTTCCATACTAAGTAGACGCAGAGAAGCTGAGACAGTAGAAAGGAAAACGGCCAGTGGAGATTGTGCTGATGTGGGATCACTTACAGAAgcaaggaaggaagaagagaaagagactgATATTGAGCTTTGTACTACACCTTTGTCGCCTTCTGAGAAACCATGTGTCAAATTCTCATATAAGAGGAAGCGTAACATGGATGGAAGAGACAGGAGCAGCAGCCCTGAAAGAGGAGGTTCGTCATCAtcacaagatgatgatgacgatgagaTCAGAAACAGGAGACAAAAGACTGGTGAGAAAGACAACATTTACTTGGATTCTTTCACCGGCACAGAACCAGCTCGTGATAGTCGACGTGTAGCTCAGGTCGCTCGTCAGGTTAGTTGTAAATCTAAAGAAGTTAATATCAATTGTTTGCTTCTggagaattttttgtttcttgttgatGTGAGAATTTctggtttctctctctctgtagtAAAAATTGTCTTGGAAATTTCCAGAAATATTCAAGATTCTAACCTctctttttctgtttgttttgttgtttctttgttgGCATAGCTTTTACCATTCTCGGAGAAGAACGTGTTGCAGCAGAGTCAGTGTGATGATGTTCCTTGAATCACAAGTATGCTTCGAAGATCATGTCATGAATTTCATTTGATCCATCCGGAGGAGAAATTAGTTGTAGTGGTACAAAGATTGGTAGCATAGATACACTCATTCTCAAAAGCTTATAAAGCTAATTTTTGGTCGttaagttttagattttgttctcACACTTGGTCGTCCGACGTCGTTTCTCTACACCTTGACTAATCCAAAAACCACCAATGGTGGCACGATCACGGTACTCCGAATCAAAGGGTAGTTTTGGAATTCAACAAGCATAAATTAATTCACAAGCCCGGCTTCGATTCTCCGAGCCtggaaaaaacagagcaatttcGCCTTTTTGTAAATTCTTATCCACCTTTTTGTAAATTCTTGCTctaatgagaagaaaaaagcagATTGCATTAGTTTTCTTCGAGAAccttttaaagaaagaaaaaaaaaagtcttttagCTTAGTAGATATCTCGATTTCATTCAGGGTCTTGCGTCGTCTTGTAACGGCGAATTAGAAGAAGTTTCCTCAATGCGTTtacctttataataaaactttgCTATTTTTCCACGAGATTCTTTTATATTAGAATAATATcaatgtgtgtttttttctttctccagcGAAGGTTCCAGTCTTCCAGATGACTATAAAAATAAGgttaaaagaagaagcaaatcaaTAGAAGTCATATTCGTTCACGAATCACGAACACAACGTTTGACCACACACTAAAACACGTCTCTTGAACTAtgaatgtgtatgtatatatataaacacaacaTAGAAAACTAGAGACAGTCACAAACGCCTTAAAAATTAATCAACACTTTTGGttatatacagaaaaaaaaagaagtcattTATTTCGTCTTAGAATCATCAAAGCTTGCTTGAATGGACGGAACATCGTGGGCTGACCAATGGGACAATAGTGCGAAAGGAGGCCGTATAGGAGGCGGGGCCATCGTCAGTAGCGGCGGAGGTGGAACGAAGTCGTCGAACTCCAACACGGCTAAGTACAAGGAGAAGATGGGACAAGGGTTGGAGAAGACGAAAGCTGTTGCTTCTTCTGGTTTCAAGAAGCTCAAGACTGGTTCTGCTATTGGTTTTCGTTGGGTCAAGGACAAGTATCACAAAACcacaaacaaacactaaaaacattttcaaactcCTTGTAGGATGTATAATGATTATGTAGTGTGAATCTTTATGTCTGATGTTGTACACTGGTCGATTTGTATGAGTTTTCGAAGATTTGTATTCATGtgattaaattaaattgattttttttttttcgttaaatGATTAGTACGTAACGTTTtatatttaccaaaataaaaacgaaataatTTGTATAAAGGTGTCGTAATTAAgatcatcaaattaaaaatgttacctttaagaaaaaaaaaaaaaaatcggaggGAAAAATTCCCTCGCCTTTTGTGGACAAATCCGCCATTATTTCTTAATCACCGGCgaagaagaaaccctaattagCGGCTACCTCCATCGCCGCGCTGTTAAGAGTGAAATTGAGGGCGGTCGAGGAAGAAGATGGCGATAGAGATGCCAAGAGGTTTACCATTTGCGGTCGACACATTTGGACCGTacacgacgacgacgaagagaagaaagagacatCATTTCTTAACACACGCTCACAAAGATCACACCGTTGGGATTTCTCCTTCTAACGTTGTCGTCTTCCCTATTTATTCTACTTCCCTcaccatctctcttcttctccaacgtCACCCtcaggtattttttttttaatctgtttccTCCTCTCTTGTCTTCGTGTGCGTGTTCTCGTTCTCTGTTGTCTCAAATACTGTTGTAATTGTGTGTGTAGCTTGATGAGTATTGCTTCGTGAGAATTGAAATTGGGCAATCAGTGGTTGTTGATGATCAAGATGGTGACTTTAAAGTTACTGCCTTTGATGCCAATCATTGTCCTGGTATGTTGTTCCTTATTTGATATTTGTGAAAGTCTTATTTAGCAGCTGTTCCAAATTGAGAGATCTCTCTTTTTGACGAACTTTTTCAGGAGCCGTCATGTTCTTGTTTGTAGGAAGTTTCGGTAACATACTTCACACTGGTGATTGTAGGCTTACTCTGGATTGCCTACAGAGTCTACCTGAGAAATTTGTGGGAAGAAGACATGGCATGGCTCCAAAATGCTCTCTTGATTACATTTTCTTGGATTGTACTTTTGGGAAAGCCTCTCACTCTCAGAGGTTTCCTAGTAAGCATTCTGCTATTAGACAGGTGATCTTGAGTTTGATCATATCACTTCTCTTTATGAACTGGAGTCGTTTCTTTTGTGTAGAGAGAGTTTCTCACATTATTCCATTGTTGATTTCTTTGTTCAATGAAATCAGATCATCAATTGCATATGGAACCATCCAAATGCACCAGTTGTATATCTTGCTTGTGATATGCTGGGACAAGAGGATGTTCTGTTGGAAGTTTCTAGAACGTTTGGCTCTAAGATTTATGTCGACAAAGCTACAAACTTGGAGTGTTTCAGATCGTTAATGGTTATAGTTCTTGAAATCGTCTCTGAGGATCCTTCTTCGCGGTTCCACATATTCAGTGGGTTCCCTAAACTGTATGAAAGAACAAGTGCAAAGCTTGCTGAGGCCAGATCGAAACTTCAGAATGAACCTCTTATCATCCGCCCTTCAGCTCAGTGGTATATTTGTGATGACGAAGATTATTCCGAAAGTGGAAGCCAAATCCAAAAGCAGAGGAAAGTTAGGTTTAGTGAAGCTGTCAAGGATGAGTTTGGTCTTTGGCATGTGTGTTACTCTATGCATTCATCCCGTGAAGAATTGGAAACAGCGTTGCATCTTCTTTCTCCGAGATGGGTTGTATCAACTGTTCCTTCTTGTAGAGCAATGGAACTCAACTATGTGAAGAAGAACTGTTTCATCAGTCGGTTTTCGCCTGGTGATCCTTTCTGGAAGCTTCTAGACATCGACATGGAAGTTTCTTCAGTTGCAGCAGCTGATACTCACACAGTTGCTCTTAGTTGCTGTCTCATGAGTGAAGAAATTATTCTGGATTCTGCAAAATCGAAGCTAGAACCTGTAATCGAAGCATCtagcaaaaagaagaagcttctgaGTTTATCCCCTGAAAAAAATCTTCCTGTAACTCTGTTTGGGAGAGCAAGGCTAAGTTCTCAAGAATCTAATCAACTACATGAGAGAAAAGTCATACACACTGAATCTGTATACACCAACAAAACCTCGCCGGTATTGGAAAAGCTGAATGTAAAGGAAGTAGTTGAGTCGTTACAAGATGATAATAAAGAAGAGGCAATAGAGAAGGAGTCTTGTAGaaacgtttcttcttcttcttcaagggaGATTTGCAAGGATCTTAGTGGGGATTTGAGAAAGCTATACAGATCAATGAACGCACCTGTGCCTCGGCCTCTACCATCTTTGATGGAGCTTATGAACGCTAGGAAACGCTCTCGGAATCACTTGACTTTGTAGCGCAGGTTTTTGTGTTTGACATCATAGCCTGATCGCAGTCTCAATCCCAGTCTCAATCcctcaaaaagatatataattttttcatgtttGAGAATAGTTTGTAATAATTGTAACATTGATTATTTTTCCATTGTAACCATTCATTTCAActtaatcacaatttttttttcaaaaataaattctaagATAAGCATGgcttttatcaaaatatatatatataNTACTATATATTGAGTACGAGTTAACC
Coding sequences within:
- the LOC104740602 gene encoding uncharacterized protein LOC104740602 isoform X2, with protein sequence MTDPEKLTALKKAYADTILNTAKEAAARVMISEKKARGFQQELAAVRDEALRTCLRLKQMYDSKVKEAESISLKKQQKIEELEAQLGEAEDIVGELRTELRESRSLLEKLINDRQTNLSNEGKNTNEAVSLQVREDSSNHERSVVANGIKPHMSDRYFSINHCYYKENKDPCLHTLPSILSRRREAETVERKTASGDCADVGSLTEARKEEEKETDIELCTTPLSPSEKPCVKFSYKRKRNMDGRDRSSSPERGGSSSSQDDDDDEIRNRRQKTGEKDNIYLDSFTGTEPARDSRRVAQVARQLLPFSEKNVLQQSQCDDVP
- the LOC104740602 gene encoding uncharacterized protein LOC104740602 isoform X1 — protein: MTDPEQKLTALKKAYADTILNTAKEAAARVMISEKKARGFQQELAAVRDEALRTCLRLKQMYDSKVKEAESISLKKQQKIEELEAQLGEAEDIVGELRTELRESRSLLEKLINDRQTNLSNEGKNTNEAVSLQVREDSSNHERSVVANGIKPHMSDRYFSINHCYYKENKDPCLHTLPSILSRRREAETVERKTASGDCADVGSLTEARKEEEKETDIELCTTPLSPSEKPCVKFSYKRKRNMDGRDRSSSPERGGSSSSQDDDDDEIRNRRQKTGEKDNIYLDSFTGTEPARDSRRVAQVARQLLPFSEKNVLQQSQCDDVP
- the LOC109128795 gene encoding uncharacterized protein LOC109128795; its protein translation is MDGTSWADQWDNSAKGGRIGGGAIVSSGGGGTKSSNSNTAKYKEKMGQGLEKTKAVASSGFKKLKTGSAIGFRWVKDKYHKTTNKH
- the LOC104740603 gene encoding 5' exonuclease Apollo-like isoform X1; this encodes MAIEMPRGLPFAVDTFGPYTTTTKRRKRHHFLTHAHKDHTVGISPSNVVVFPIYSTSLTISLLLQRHPQLDEYCFVRIEIGQSVVVDDQDGDFKVTAFDANHCPGAVMFLFVGSFGNILHTGDCRLTLDCLQSLPEKFVGRRHGMAPKCSLDYIFLDCTFGKASHSQRFPSKHSAIRQIINCIWNHPNAPVVYLACDMLGQEDVLLEVSRTFGSKIYVDKATNLECFRSLMVIVLEIVSEDPSSRFHIFSGFPKLYERTSAKLAEARSKLQNEPLIIRPSAQWYICDDEDYSESGSQIQKQRKVRFSEAVKDEFGLWHVCYSMHSSREELETALHLLSPRWVVSTVPSCRAMELNYVKKNCFISRFSPGDPFWKLLDIDMEVSSVAAADTHTVALSCCLMSEEIILDSAKSKLEPVIEASSKKKKLLSLSPEKNLPVTLFGRARLSSQESNQLHERKVIHTESVYTNKTSPVLEKLNVKEVVESLQDDNKEEAIEKESCRNVSSSSSREICKDLSGDLRKLYRSMNAPVPRPLPSLMELMNARKRSRNHLTL
- the LOC104740603 gene encoding uncharacterized protein LOC104740603 isoform X2, with amino-acid sequence MAPKCSLDYIFLDCTFGKASHSQRFPSKHSAIRQIINCIWNHPNAPVVYLACDMLGQEDVLLEVSRTFGSKIYVDKATNLECFRSLMVIVLEIVSEDPSSRFHIFSGFPKLYERTSAKLAEARSKLQNEPLIIRPSAQWYICDDEDYSESGSQIQKQRKVRFSEAVKDEFGLWHVCYSMHSSREELETALHLLSPRWVVSTVPSCRAMELNYVKKNCFISRFSPGDPFWKLLDIDMEVSSVAAADTHTVALSCCLMSEEIILDSAKSKLEPVIEASSKKKKLLSLSPEKNLPVTLFGRARLSSQESNQLHERKVIHTESVYTNKTSPVLEKLNVKEVVESLQDDNKEEAIEKESCRNVSSSSSREICKDLSGDLRKLYRSMNAPVPRPLPSLMELMNARKRSRNHLTL